From a region of the Aulosira sp. FACHB-615 genome:
- a CDS encoding J domain-containing protein: MVNSKQTENHYETLKINPNASQAEIKQAYRRLVKLFHPDSNQKTADKDEIIRINAAYEVLGDSQSRLDYDQKLQDESQNRQQRAASAQKHYQANRKSGKNVDEQIEEWLRLIYQPVNSVLGEILDSLEEQIEQLAADPFDDQLLESFQEYLDICRDEIKQAQFIFRSLPNPPSLARTAAHLYYSINQVADGIEEFAYFPLSYDDRYLHTGQEMFRIATRLYYEAQDSVHK, encoded by the coding sequence ATGGTGAATTCCAAACAAACTGAGAACCACTACGAAACTCTCAAAATTAATCCTAATGCCAGCCAAGCGGAGATAAAACAAGCTTATCGCCGCTTGGTAAAATTATTTCATCCTGATAGCAATCAAAAAACAGCCGATAAAGATGAAATTATCCGCATCAACGCTGCTTATGAAGTCTTAGGTGATAGCCAAAGTCGCCTTGACTATGACCAAAAATTGCAAGATGAATCTCAAAATCGCCAACAACGGGCAGCATCAGCGCAAAAACATTACCAAGCCAATCGAAAATCAGGTAAAAATGTTGATGAACAAATTGAAGAATGGCTACGTTTAATTTATCAACCAGTTAACAGCGTTCTTGGTGAAATACTGGATTCCCTAGAAGAGCAAATTGAGCAATTAGCCGCCGATCCTTTTGATGATCAATTATTAGAATCATTTCAAGAATATTTAGATATTTGTCGAGACGAGATTAAACAAGCTCAATTTATTTTTCGTTCACTGCCTAATCCCCCTAGTTTAGCGAGAACGGCGGCACATCTCTACTACAGCATTAATCAAGTAGCCGATGGTATAGAAGAATTTGCATACTTTCCACTTAGTTATGACGATCGCTATCTGCACACAGGTCAAGAAATGTTTCGCATAGCGACCAGATTATACTACGAAGCCCAAGATTCAGTGCATAAATAA
- a CDS encoding Uma2 family endonuclease, which yields MNNAIAANTTLAETLPPQNITILHGIQWDTYQNLVRDLESQPGTKLTYDNGTLEILMPLPPHETFKKLLGRFVEVTTEELGIEIRSLGSTTWTREDLRKGLEPDECYYIQNELAVRGKDVIDLTLDPPPDLAIEVDNTSSSMNRMGIYAALRVPEVWRFDCETLTICSLVNEEYQPCEISLALPIFNAAVLMQFLELSLTMGETSLIRYVRQWVKEQLAKSST from the coding sequence ATGAATAATGCGATCGCTGCTAATACAACTTTAGCTGAAACATTACCACCCCAAAATATAACCATCCTGCACGGCATTCAATGGGACACCTATCAAAATTTAGTGCGAGATTTAGAGTCACAACCAGGAACCAAACTGACTTATGATAACGGAACTTTAGAAATACTCATGCCTCTACCACCCCATGAAACTTTTAAGAAATTACTTGGTCGCTTTGTTGAAGTAACGACAGAAGAATTAGGAATTGAAATTCGCAGTTTAGGTTCTACAACTTGGACACGAGAAGATTTACGCAAAGGTTTAGAACCAGATGAGTGTTATTACATTCAAAACGAATTAGCTGTGCGCGGTAAAGATGTCATCGATTTAACACTTGATCCGCCCCCAGATTTAGCAATTGAGGTTGATAATACTAGCAGTTCAATGAATCGAATGGGGATTTATGCGGCGCTAAGAGTACCAGAAGTATGGCGTTTTGACTGTGAGACTTTGACAATTTGTAGCTTAGTTAATGAAGAGTATCAACCTTGTGAAATTTCCTTAGCATTGCCAATATTTAATGCTGCTGTGCTGATGCAATTTTTAGAATTAAGTTTAACAATGGGGGAAACAAGTTTAATTCGTTATGTACGGCAATGGGTAAAAGAACAATTAGCAAAATCATCCACATGA